The following proteins come from a genomic window of Halorussus halophilus:
- a CDS encoding DUF6978 family protein, with the protein MSSRALIDHIYDIDKIIQEDWEWEERPECLVGSAEVLCIGEDYDLTLNGWCNPQRPDLYEFSLMFERSTVVRRWDNNSRHTLPDGERCDGPHKHRWTEDHEDKLVYEVDDVATDDVDQAFEDFLDECNIERDGGYHRPQVLNSNEWM; encoded by the coding sequence ATGTCATCACGCGCATTAATAGATCATATATACGACATAGATAAGATTATCCAAGAGGACTGGGAATGGGAAGAGCGTCCTGAATGCCTCGTTGGTAGTGCTGAGGTCTTGTGTATTGGTGAGGACTATGATCTCACACTCAATGGGTGGTGCAATCCTCAACGACCGGATTTATACGAATTCAGCTTGATGTTTGAGAGGTCCACAGTTGTACGACGGTGGGATAATAATTCCAGGCATACTTTACCTGATGGCGAACGGTGTGATGGTCCGCATAAACACCGTTGGACAGAGGATCATGAGGACAAACTTGTATACGAAGTCGATGACGTTGCAACTGATGACGTCGACCAAGCATTTGAAGACTTCTTAGACGAATGTAACATAGAAAGAGATGGCGGTTACCACAGACCACAGGTGTTAAATAGCAATGAATGGATGTGA